In one window of Paracoccus saliphilus DNA:
- the fghA gene encoding S-formylglutathione hydrolase, giving the protein MSLETISENRSFGGTQGVYRHKSQATGTEMTFGLFLPEEAQHGRVPVLWYLSGLTCTHENAMSKAAAQEWCAEAGIAIVFPDTSPRGYDVADDEAFDLGKGAGFYVNATQDPWKPHFQMWHYVVHELPELLSDNFAIDRDAMGITGHSMGGHGALTIAMTHPERYKSVSAFAPIANPTESDWGKKQLTAYLGDDRDAWRAHDSTILMTERGFPGEILIDQGSSDQFLDLLKPESLAHAMMARRQPGQFRMQPGYDHSYFFVQSFMADHVMWHAERLI; this is encoded by the coding sequence ATGAGCCTTGAGACCATATCTGAGAACCGCAGCTTTGGCGGCACGCAGGGCGTATATCGCCACAAATCGCAGGCCACCGGGACCGAGATGACCTTCGGTCTGTTCCTGCCGGAAGAGGCTCAGCATGGCCGGGTGCCGGTGCTGTGGTATCTCTCGGGCCTGACTTGCACCCATGAAAATGCCATGAGCAAGGCCGCCGCGCAGGAATGGTGCGCCGAGGCGGGCATCGCCATCGTCTTTCCCGACACCTCGCCCCGTGGCTATGACGTGGCCGATGACGAGGCTTTCGATCTGGGCAAGGGCGCGGGCTTTTACGTGAATGCCACGCAGGATCCATGGAAGCCGCATTTCCAGATGTGGCATTATGTCGTGCATGAACTTCCCGAACTGCTCAGCGATAATTTTGCCATCGACCGCGATGCGATGGGCATCACCGGCCATTCGATGGGTGGTCACGGCGCCTTGACCATCGCAATGACCCATCCCGAGCGCTACAAATCCGTATCGGCCTTTGCGCCGATCGCGAACCCGACCGAGTCGGATTGGGGCAAGAAACAACTGACCGCCTATCTGGGGGATGATCGCGACGCGTGGCGCGCGCATGATTCGACCATCCTGATGACGGAAAGGGGGTTCCCCGGCGAGATCCTGATCGACCAGGGCAGCAGCGACCAGTTCCTCGACCTGCTCAAGCCGGAATCACTGGCCCATGCGATGATGGCCCGCCGACAGCCAGGGCAGTTTCGAATGCAGCCGGGCTACGACCATAGCTATTTCTTCGTTCAAAGCTTCATGGCCGATCATGTCATGTGGCATGCGGAACGGTTGATCTGA
- a CDS encoding methanol/ethanol family PQQ-dependent dehydrogenase, protein MKQLLNSAAVALLLSGAAAYANESVTTEAGDTGQWAIQTGDYANTRYSELDQINKDNVGDMRVAWTFSTGVLRGHEGGPLIIDDIMYIHTPFPNNVYALDLNDEGKILWKYQPEQDPEVIAVMCCDTVSRGVAYADGMILHHQADTTLVALDAKTGEEKWKVKTGDPSVGETNTATVMPVGDKVIVGVSGGEYGVRGRVTAYNIADGSEVWKAYSTGPDEEMLVDPEATTHLGEPIGADSSLNSWEGDQWKIGGGTTWGWYSYDPELNLIYYGTGNPSTWNPSQRPGDNKWSMTIMARDADTGMAKWFYQMTPHDEWDFDGVNEMILTDQEVDGEMRKLLTHFDRNGLAYTLDRESGELLVAEKYDPAVNWTTGVDMDPESENYGRPEVVAEYSTEQNGEDTNTTGVCPAALGTKDQQPAAYSPDTGLFYVPTNHVCMDYEPFRVAYTAGQPYVGATLAMYPAPESHGGMGNFIAWDNINGEIKWSLPEQFSVWSGALATAGGVVFYGTLEGYLKAIDAETGDELYKFKTPSGIIGNVTPYMHDGKQYIAILSGVGGWAGIGLAAGLTNPNDGLGAVGGYASLSDYTELGGQLTVFEVPGSAPADAGTEEASAEEAPAEEASAEEEAPAEEAATE, encoded by the coding sequence ATGAAACAACTGTTGAACAGCGCTGCGGTCGCGCTGCTGCTTTCGGGCGCAGCGGCCTATGCGAATGAAAGCGTCACGACCGAGGCCGGCGATACCGGTCAATGGGCAATCCAGACCGGTGACTATGCCAATACCCGTTATTCGGAGCTGGATCAGATCAACAAGGACAATGTCGGCGATATGCGAGTCGCCTGGACCTTCTCGACCGGCGTGCTGCGCGGCCATGAAGGCGGTCCGCTGATCATCGACGACATCATGTATATCCATACGCCCTTCCCGAACAATGTCTATGCCCTGGATCTGAATGACGAGGGCAAGATCCTGTGGAAATACCAGCCGGAGCAAGACCCCGAGGTCATCGCGGTGATGTGTTGCGATACCGTCAGCCGTGGCGTGGCCTATGCCGATGGCATGATCCTGCATCATCAGGCCGATACCACGCTGGTCGCGCTGGATGCCAAGACCGGCGAGGAAAAGTGGAAGGTCAAGACCGGCGACCCGTCGGTCGGCGAAACCAATACCGCCACCGTGATGCCGGTTGGCGACAAGGTCATTGTCGGCGTGTCCGGCGGTGAATACGGCGTACGTGGCCGTGTGACGGCCTATAATATTGCTGACGGTTCCGAAGTCTGGAAAGCCTATTCGACCGGTCCGGACGAGGAAATGCTGGTCGATCCCGAAGCTACAACGCATCTGGGAGAACCCATCGGCGCTGACAGCTCGCTCAATAGCTGGGAAGGCGATCAGTGGAAGATCGGCGGCGGCACAACCTGGGGCTGGTATTCCTATGATCCCGAGCTAAACCTGATCTATTACGGCACGGGTAACCCCTCGACCTGGAACCCGTCTCAGCGTCCGGGCGACAACAAGTGGTCGATGACCATCATGGCCCGCGATGCCGATACCGGTATGGCCAAGTGGTTCTACCAGATGACGCCACATGACGAATGGGATTTCGACGGCGTCAACGAGATGATCCTGACCGACCAGGAAGTCGATGGCGAGATGCGCAAGCTTCTGACCCATTTCGACCGGAACGGCCTTGCCTATACGCTTGACCGCGAATCCGGCGAGCTGCTGGTGGCCGAGAAATACGATCCGGCGGTGAACTGGACGACCGGCGTCGACATGGATCCGGAATCCGAGAACTACGGGCGTCCGGAAGTGGTTGCCGAATACTCGACCGAACAGAACGGCGAGGACACCAACACCACCGGCGTCTGCCCGGCGGCGCTTGGGACCAAGGACCAGCAACCGGCGGCCTATTCGCCCGATACCGGCCTGTTCTACGTGCCGACCAACCACGTCTGCATGGATTATGAGCCGTTCCGCGTGGCCTACACCGCCGGACAGCCCTATGTCGGCGCCACCCTGGCGATGTATCCCGCACCTGAAAGCCATGGCGGCATGGGCAACTTCATTGCCTGGGACAACATCAATGGCGAGATCAAGTGGTCGCTGCCCGAGCAATTCTCGGTGTGGTCGGGTGCTTTGGCAACTGCTGGCGGCGTGGTCTTCTATGGCACGCTGGAAGGCTACCTGAAGGCAATCGATGCTGAGACGGGCGACGAGCTTTACAAGTTCAAGACCCCTTCGGGCATCATCGGCAACGTCACCCCCTACATGCATGACGGCAAGCAGTATATCGCGATCCTGTCGGGCGTTGGTGGCTGGGCCGGTATCGGTCTTGCGGCTGGTCTGACCAACCCGAATGACGGTCTGGGTGCCGTGGGTGGCTATGCCTCGCTCAGCGACTACACCGAGCTCGGTGGCCAGCTGACCGTGTTCGAAGTGCCGGGATCTGCCCCGGCTGACGCGGGAACCGAAGAGGCATCTGCCGAAGAAGCTCCTGCTGAAGAAGCATCGGCAGAAGAAGAGGCTCCTGCCGAGGAAGCAGCCACTGAATAA
- a CDS encoding c-type cytochrome, methanol metabolism-related: protein MRTITSLAALVLGATVAGMAFAQEDTGENAAPADEEVEIKEDQTVMPSGHDITPSEMMDGRWYNEEGIPTFKVEDDGTVDYATFSGFRRYHAECHVCHGPDGEGSTYAPALKNSVLRMDYYDFQQVVASGKQEVSNSANQVMPAFGTNKNVWCYIDDIYVYLLARGTDSIPRGRPADKADKPEEFAAAEDSCMSM, encoded by the coding sequence ATGAGAACCATTACCAGCCTTGCGGCGCTGGTCCTTGGCGCAACCGTGGCCGGCATGGCCTTTGCGCAAGAGGATACCGGCGAAAACGCTGCGCCAGCCGATGAGGAAGTCGAAATCAAGGAAGACCAGACCGTCATGCCAAGCGGCCATGACATCACCCCGTCCGAGATGATGGACGGGCGCTGGTACAACGAGGAAGGCATCCCGACCTTCAAGGTCGAGGATGACGGTACTGTCGATTACGCCACCTTCTCGGGCTTCCGCCGCTATCATGCGGAATGCCATGTCTGCCACGGTCCGGATGGCGAGGGCTCGACCTATGCGCCGGCGCTGAAGAATTCGGTCCTGCGGATGGACTATTACGATTTCCAGCAAGTCGTTGCGTCCGGCAAGCAGGAGGTGAGCAATTCTGCAAACCAGGTGATGCCCGCCTTTGGCACCAACAAGAACGTGTGGTGCTATATCGACGATATCTATGTCTACCTGCTGGCGCGTGGCACCGATTCGATCCCGCGGGGGCGTCCGGCAGATAAGGCCGACAAGCCCGAGGAATTTGCCGCAGCCGAAGATTCCTGTATGTCGATGTAG
- a CDS encoding substrate-binding domain-containing protein yields the protein MRTFVSYVLIAWLCSSGLATAQVADLRSTTQFRVCADPANAPMSVKDGDGFENELADLFGQLLDRPVTYSWFPSGMGFITKTLRAGTCDVVMGYAQGDELVQNTNHYYTSVYGIVTRKDSDLASVDHLTDPALKDHPIGVVAGTPPATIMARAGLAKDMRGADLMVDRRVQDPVGDLLDGVRDGTLDAAVLWGPMAGPRIKDDPDLQFTPLLKETSGPKMFYRITMGVRPGEQEWKRELNSLIRRHQDEINAILKGAGVPLVDDYGKELLQ from the coding sequence ATGAGGACCTTTGTCTCATATGTTCTGATCGCCTGGCTCTGTTCTTCCGGGCTGGCAACCGCACAGGTGGCCGATCTGCGTTCGACGACGCAGTTCCGCGTCTGTGCGGATCCCGCGAATGCGCCGATGTCCGTCAAGGATGGCGACGGCTTCGAGAACGAGTTGGCCGATCTGTTCGGCCAGCTTCTGGACAGGCCAGTGACCTATAGCTGGTTTCCCTCGGGCATGGGCTTTATCACCAAGACCTTGCGGGCAGGCACTTGCGACGTGGTGATGGGCTATGCGCAGGGCGACGAGCTGGTGCAGAACACGAACCACTATTACACTTCGGTCTACGGGATCGTGACCCGCAAGGACAGCGATCTTGCCTCGGTCGATCACTTGACCGACCCGGCGCTGAAGGATCATCCCATCGGGGTGGTCGCGGGTACGCCTCCGGCCACGATCATGGCGCGGGCCGGATTGGCCAAGGATATGCGCGGCGCCGACCTGATGGTCGATCGCCGGGTTCAGGATCCGGTCGGAGATCTGCTTGACGGCGTCCGGGACGGAACACTGGATGCCGCCGTGTTGTGGGGACCCATGGCCGGACCAAGGATCAAGGACGATCCCGATTTGCAGTTCACGCCGCTTCTGAAAGAGACGTCGGGGCCCAAGATGTTCTACCGCATCACCATGGGCGTGAGGCCCGGCGAACAGGAATGGAAGCGGGAACTCAATAGCCTGATCCGCCGCCACCAGGACGAGATCAACGCCATCCTGAAAGGGGCGGGCGTGCCGTTGGTTGATGATTATGGCAAGGAGCTTCTGCAATGA
- a CDS encoding PQQ-dependent catabolism-associated CXXCW motif protein: MIRWVAALMLAATPVLAEVPEPVEYRGEPYRAPVPDTLAGAEVIGAERAIELQADGVAFIDVLPRTRKPDNLPEDVVWREPPHDTIPGAIWLWDTGYQELSQAEQARLRNGLEQATDGDQAAAVVIFCRADCWMSWNAAKRAVSMGYSRVIWFPGGTDDWQAAMMGPELVRARPVAP, translated from the coding sequence ATGATCCGGTGGGTGGCTGCATTGATGCTTGCGGCCACCCCGGTTCTTGCCGAGGTGCCCGAACCGGTGGAGTACCGGGGCGAGCCTTACAGGGCCCCTGTTCCCGATACGCTTGCGGGGGCGGAGGTGATCGGCGCCGAGCGTGCCATCGAATTGCAGGCCGACGGGGTCGCCTTCATCGACGTTCTTCCCCGAACCCGCAAACCCGATAATCTGCCCGAGGATGTGGTCTGGCGCGAACCGCCTCACGACACCATCCCCGGAGCGATCTGGCTATGGGATACCGGCTACCAGGAATTATCGCAGGCCGAACAGGCGCGTTTGCGGAACGGTCTGGAACAGGCGACTGACGGTGACCAGGCCGCAGCGGTCGTCATCTTCTGCCGCGCCGATTGCTGGATGAGCTGGAACGCGGCGAAGCGGGCCGTCTCGATGGGATATAGCCGGGTCATCTGGTTTCCCGGCGGCACGGATGACTGGCAGGCGGCGATGATGGGCCCTGAACTGGTCAGGGCTCGACCTGTCGCCCCGTGA